In Erinaceus europaeus chromosome 10, mEriEur2.1, whole genome shotgun sequence, one DNA window encodes the following:
- the TOMM5 gene encoding mitochondrial import receptor subunit TOM5 homolog, whose protein sequence is MFRIEGLAPKLDPEEMKRKMREDVISSIRNFLIYVALLRVTPFILKKLDSI, encoded by the exons ATGTTTCGGATCGAGGGCCTCGCTCCGAAGCTGGACCCCGAGGAGATGAAACGGAAGATGCGTGAGGATGTGATCTCCTCCATACGGAACTTTCTCATCTACGTGGCCTTGCTGCGAGTCA ctCCTTTTATCTTAAAGAAATTGGACAGCATATGA